The window CGATCGGCTTTCGACCGGTCACGTCGCCAAGTCCCGTAAGTATTTCGCCACAGACCTAACAACGCTGAAAGCCAATCGCTGACAGCTGACAACGACCGAATTACTTGCTCGCCGCGAAGGACTTCCCTTCCTTGCGCCGGACGGTTTCCTTCTCGTACCGGATGCCCTTGCCCTTATACGGCTCGGGCTTCTTGCTGGCCCGGATCTCGGCGGCGAACTGGCCGACCTTCTGCTTGTCCGAGCCGGTCACGACGATCGTCGTCGGGTCGGGCACGGCCACCGTCACGCCTTCCGGCGGGGTGTGCAGGATGCGGTTGGCGAAGCCGACGGTCAGTTCGACCGCCTTCCCCTTCATCGCCGCCTGGTAGCCGACCCCTTCGATCTTGAGCCGCTTCTCGTACCCGGTGGTGACGCCGACGACCATGTTGTTAATCAGGGCCCGCGTCAGCCCGTGCAGGGCACGGTTTTGCCGGTCGTCGTTCGGCCGCTCGACCGTGATCTGCTTGGCGTCCGCCTTCACGATCATGTTCGGGTGGTAAACGACTTCGAGTTTGCCTTTCGGCCCCTCGACCTTTACCAGGCGGTCTTTGATCGACACCTTGACGGCGGCCGGCAGAACGACCGGCTGTTTTCCGATCCGCGACATCTCAAGTCCTCCGGGCTTTACCGTGATCGCACACCGCGTCACCGGATCGCAGCCCACCGTTAAACCGATTCTCTCGTCCACCGTCTGCGGTCAGTTTGCTCACCACACGGTCGCGAGGATTTCCCCGCCGACCTTGGCTTTCTTCGCCTGGCGGTCGCTGAGTACACCACGGCTGGTGCTGAGGATCGCGATCCCCAACCCGTCTAGCACGCGGCGGACTTCTTTGTAGCCTTGGTACACGCGGCGGCCCGGCTTCGAGTACCGCGTGATGTTCCGGATCACCTTCTCGCCGTCCGGCCCGTATTTCAGGTGAACGATGAGGAGAATGTGCGGCAGCCCGAGGTCGGTGGCTTCTTCAAAGCTCTTGACACCTTCGTCGTTCGTGACGTACTTGCCGGTCTGGTAGCCGAGGACGAATCCTTCCTCGACCAGAACTTTGGCGATGGCCACCTTCACCTTGGTGGCGGGCATTTCTACGTGCGGGCGCTCGACGTTGCTGGCGTTCCGGATGCGGGTCAGCATGTCGGCAATCGGGTCGGTCATCATGGCAGGGTGTCTCCGATTGCTTACCAGGAGGCTTTACGGACGCCCGGGATCAACCCGTCGCTGGCCATCGAGCGGAAGTGGATGCGGCAGACGCCGAACTTCCGGTACACGGCCCGCGACCGCCCGCAGATCTTGCAGCGGAGGCGTATCTTGATGCGGTCCCGCGGTTCCATCACCTTGGCGGGGTTCCGCTGGGCTTCCGGCTTGGCCATTTCGGCCCGGTGCGCGTCGAGCGCGGCCATCTGTACGCGGAACTGCGCCGCTTTCGCGTCGGTCGACATTGATGGTCTCTCCCGTGCGGCGTACCGATTCGGTACGCGACAGATGTCGCGTGGAACCGGCCGTTCCGGCCTGGGTTTTGGTGCATGGCGGACGAATGCGTCCGCCGGTCAGTCTCGTCGCTTAAACTCGTCCGTCAATCAAGCTATTCGCGGAACGGCATGCCGAACTGCTTGAGTAGTTCACGGGCTTCGTCGTCGTTCCGGGTGCTGGTACAGATGGTGATGTCCATCCCTTGGGTGAAGTTCACCTTGTCGGGATCGATTTCCGCAAACACCATCTGTTCCGACAGACCCATGTTGTAGTTGCCGTTGCCGTCGAAGCTCTTCGGGTTCACCCCGCGGAAGTCGCGAATCCGCGGCAACGCCAGGTTGATGAGCCGGTCGAGGAATTCGTACATCCGCTTGCCGCGGAGCGTCACGCGGCAACCGATTTCCTGTCCTTCGCGGAGGCGGAAGCTGCTCACCGACGTCTTCGCCCGGGTGATCTGCGGCCGCTGGCCGGCGATCTGCCCGAGGTGTTCGACGGCCTCGCCGAGGCGGTTCTTGTCCTGGAGCGCCTTGCCGACGCCCATGTTGATGACGACCTTTTGCACCTTCGGGAGGCTCAGCCGGTTCTTGCGGCCGAACTTCTCACCGAGGGCGGTCACGATCTCACTGTTGTATCGATCCAACAACCGGGCCATAACCAGCGCACCTCGTGTGACCCCATGTCCGACGGGATCGGGGTGGAATGTCTCGTGTTAGCTCTTCTTGGCGTACTTCGGGTTCGGCTTCGAGAGGACGCGGATGCGGGCACCGCTCTTTTTCGCGTACAACTCTTTCGAGCCGTCGTCCAGGTAACGCACGCCGACGCGGGTCGGGGTGTTGGTGGACGGGTCGATCATCGCGGCGTTCGAGGCGTCGATCGCCATCTCCTTGGAGAGGCGGCCACCCTGCGGGTTCCGGCGGGACGGCTTCAGGTGCTTGTAGACCCGATTCACGCCCTCGACAACGATCTTACCCTCGGAGCGAACGACGCGCAGCACCTTGCCGCGCTTGCCCTTGTCGTCGCCGGCGAGAATGATAACGATGTCGTCTTTGCGAATGTTCATGACTGACGGTTCCGTGCGGTCCTCGCCGCGGGTGGTTTCAGACGACCTCAGCGGCCAGACTAATGATCTTATTGAACTTGGCACGCAGTTCACGGGGCACGGCCCCGAAAATCCGCGTCCCGCGCGGGTTGTTGTCGTTGTCCAGTAGGACCAGGGCGTTCCGGTCGAAGCGGACGTAGCTGCCGTCTTCGCGGCGGGTGGCAACCCGGGTGCGGACGACGACGCCTTTGACCACGTCGCCGGCCTTCACGTCGCCGCCCGAGATGGCCTTCTTGACGCTCGCGCGGATGACGTCGCCCAAGTACGCGACCCGGCGCTTGCTCCCGCCGAGCACCTGGATGCACATCACTTCTTTGGCCCCGGTGTTGTCGGCCACATCGAGGTACGTGTACATCTGAATCATGGGTCGACCTGTCGTGGAAACGCCCGCGCGGCGGGCGGTGTGTTCGGGTGAACCTTTACGCGCCGGCCGCCGGGGCCGCAGGTTGAGTCGGGGCGGCGGGCGGGCTCGCGGGGGCCGGGGCGGCCGCGGTGCTGCCGGCCACGGCACCTTCGAGGTTGGACAGCGTGCGGCTCGGGGCCTTGGTCACGATCTTGACCAGGTTCCACCGCTTCGTGCGGGAGAGCGGCCGGGACTCGATGATCTCGACGGTATCACCGAGGTGCGACTCGTTCTTCTCGTCGTGGACGTAGCAGACCGTCCGCCGCTTGACGAACTTCCCGTACATCGGGTGGCGGACCAGCCGGTCGATCTCGACGCGGCGGGTCTTGGCCGACTTGTCCGAGGTCACGATCCCGGTCACGACGCGGCCGTCACCGTGTTCGCTGCCCTTTTCGGGGGCCGTCGTGGTCTTTACGTCCGCCATCGCTTACTTCCCCTTC is drawn from Fimbriiglobus ruber and contains these coding sequences:
- the rplF gene encoding 50S ribosomal protein L6, encoding MSRIGKQPVVLPAAVKVSIKDRLVKVEGPKGKLEVVYHPNMIVKADAKQITVERPNDDRQNRALHGLTRALINNMVVGVTTGYEKRLKIEGVGYQAAMKGKAVELTVGFANRILHTPPEGVTVAVPDPTTIVVTGSDKQKVGQFAAEIRASKKPEPYKGKGIRYEKETVRRKEGKSFAASK
- the rpsH gene encoding 30S ribosomal protein S8, with protein sequence MMTDPIADMLTRIRNASNVERPHVEMPATKVKVAIAKVLVEEGFVLGYQTGKYVTNDEGVKSFEEATDLGLPHILLIVHLKYGPDGEKVIRNITRYSKPGRRVYQGYKEVRRVLDGLGIAILSTSRGVLSDRQAKKAKVGGEILATVW
- a CDS encoding uS14 family ribosomal protein codes for the protein MSTDAKAAQFRVQMAALDAHRAEMAKPEAQRNPAKVMEPRDRIKIRLRCKICGRSRAVYRKFGVCRIHFRSMASDGLIPGVRKASW
- the rplE gene encoding 50S ribosomal protein L5, which codes for MARLLDRYNSEIVTALGEKFGRKNRLSLPKVQKVVINMGVGKALQDKNRLGEAVEHLGQIAGQRPQITRAKTSVSSFRLREGQEIGCRVTLRGKRMYEFLDRLINLALPRIRDFRGVNPKSFDGNGNYNMGLSEQMVFAEIDPDKVNFTQGMDITICTSTRNDDEARELLKQFGMPFRE
- the rplX gene encoding 50S ribosomal protein L24 → MNIRKDDIVIILAGDDKGKRGKVLRVVRSEGKIVVEGVNRVYKHLKPSRRNPQGGRLSKEMAIDASNAAMIDPSTNTPTRVGVRYLDDGSKELYAKKSGARIRVLSKPNPKYAKKS
- the rplN gene encoding 50S ribosomal protein L14, producing MIQMYTYLDVADNTGAKEVMCIQVLGGSKRRVAYLGDVIRASVKKAISGGDVKAGDVVKGVVVRTRVATRREDGSYVRFDRNALVLLDNDNNPRGTRIFGAVPRELRAKFNKIISLAAEVV
- the rpsQ gene encoding 30S ribosomal protein S17 — its product is MADVKTTTAPEKGSEHGDGRVVTGIVTSDKSAKTRRVEIDRLVRHPMYGKFVKRRTVCYVHDEKNESHLGDTVEIIESRPLSRTKRWNLVKIVTKAPSRTLSNLEGAVAGSTAAAPAPASPPAAPTQPAAPAAGA